From a single Collibacillus ludicampi genomic region:
- the nusA gene encoding transcription termination factor NusA, with product MNTDFMEALEQLEREKGISKDVLIEAIEAALISGYKRNFNSAQNVRVDINRHTGLVKVFARKQVVEEVNDPRLEISLDAAEQINPSYQIGDIVEIEVTPRDFGRIAAQTAKQVVTQRIREAERGLIYNVFVDREEDIVTGVVQRQDARNYYVDLGRVEAVLPFTETMPTEKFKHGDRVRTYITKVEKTTKGPQIHLSRTHPGLLKRLFELEVPEIFEGVVEIKSVAREAGYRSKIAVYSRNEDVDPVGACVGPKGQRVQAIVNELKGEKIDIVRWSSDIEEFVANALSPSKVVQVDIREDEKVARVIVPDYQLSLAIGKEGQNARLAAKLTGWKIDIKSESQANQGIAGTDSTDDEPLPHVEHEVEE from the coding sequence ATGAATACAGATTTTATGGAAGCGTTGGAGCAGTTGGAAAGAGAAAAAGGAATCAGCAAAGATGTTTTGATCGAGGCGATCGAAGCTGCGCTCATTTCCGGGTATAAACGCAATTTTAATTCCGCACAAAACGTACGTGTAGACATCAATCGACATACTGGTTTAGTGAAAGTATTTGCGCGCAAACAAGTGGTGGAAGAAGTGAATGATCCGAGACTCGAAATCTCTTTGGATGCGGCGGAACAGATCAACCCGTCGTACCAAATCGGTGATATTGTCGAAATCGAAGTGACTCCGCGTGATTTCGGCCGTATCGCTGCACAAACGGCAAAGCAGGTCGTCACCCAGAGAATTCGTGAGGCTGAACGCGGATTGATTTACAACGTGTTCGTGGATCGTGAAGAAGACATCGTGACTGGTGTCGTACAAAGACAGGATGCGCGCAATTATTATGTGGATCTCGGTCGGGTGGAAGCGGTGTTGCCATTTACTGAGACGATGCCTACCGAAAAATTTAAACATGGCGATCGGGTGAGGACATATATTACGAAAGTGGAAAAAACGACGAAAGGACCGCAAATTCATCTGTCACGCACACATCCGGGCTTGCTGAAACGTTTGTTTGAACTGGAGGTACCGGAAATCTTTGAGGGCGTTGTCGAGATCAAATCGGTCGCTCGTGAAGCGGGGTACCGATCAAAAATCGCCGTTTATTCACGCAATGAAGATGTCGATCCGGTGGGGGCATGCGTAGGCCCGAAAGGTCAAAGGGTACAAGCGATCGTCAATGAATTGAAAGGCGAAAAAATCGATATCGTCCGTTGGTCAAGCGATATAGAAGAGTTCGTCGCGAATGCATTATCCCCTTCAAAAGTTGTGCAAGTAGACATTAGGGAAGATGAGAAGGTCGCGCGCGTGATTGTTCCCGATTATCAACTGTCGCTTGCGATCGGCAAGGAAGGCCAGAACGCGCGCTTGGCCGCAAAGCTGACAGGATGGAAAATCGATATCAAAAGCGAATCCCAAGCGAATCAAGGGATAGCGGGAACTGACTCAACCGATGATGAGCCATTGCCGCATGTGGAACACGAGGTAGAGGAATAG
- a CDS encoding PolC-type DNA polymerase III, translated as MSLLSTDGQSLSFFREKMGFEDEIMLKYLQFAKVEKVEVSRANRCVCVWLFLPERMPASLFQRLQEAFFRVMPQQVDVNLRFRYLQPLSQIREVVDEYWETCLLEIAGDDRYIVSLLKTYEWNSDTEVSVLFLDDISLERMQKKQFHSAIERWYRDKLQIQLQVTFLVDRKREEKVLEIRKKNQEQEASYLEQMMQMIAEEEKKAKEKEAEPEETGPSQLVFGRPIEEEAQPINMIQDEMRRIVVEGRVFSLDVRELQSGRTLYTFNLTDNTNSIMCKVFARGDKQLETLQLLKENMWVRVQGSVQYDTFAKELVLMIMDMHEIDAPKRLDTAPDKRVELHLHTPMSALDGVTSVKDLIKQAADWGHQAIAITDHGVVQAFPEAYAAAKKAGIKCLLGVEAYVVDDGVPIVYKLNDVNDRALNDETTYVVFDTETTGLNAVENTLIEIAAVKMKGMEIIDQWTTLIDPETTISPKITELTGITNEMVQGQPKLAEALSNFREFVGDAVLVAHNAEFDLGFITVCAARVGMPEWTNPVLDTLPLARRLYPNERNHRLKTLTQKFNVELVNHHRALDDTVATAKVFQHMLKDLKDRGITRLSMLNENDGEVDYSRMRPFHATILVKNREGLRNLYQLVSKAHVKYFYRVPRIPRSELVKHRNGLLIGTACQQGELFNGILRGKTHQELLEIAKFYDYLEIQPLAHYTPLLRDESISSLEAVKNYHQMIIEIGNELEKPVVATGDVHFLNPEDKIYREIFLHAQNPEEASNQPPLYFMTTDEMLDAFSYLGEEKAYEVVVTNPRKIADQIEDVSPIPDKLYTPVIEGAEEEMKRMCYEKAKRLYGDPLPEIVEKRLEKELNSIITHGFSVIYLIAHKLVKKSLDDGYLVGSRGSVGSSFVATMSDITEVNPLPPHYLCPNCKHSEFIADGSVGSGFDLPDKNCPKCNTPYKKDGQDIPFETFLGFKGDKVPDIDLNFSGEYQPHAHNYTKVLFGEEHVYRAGTIATVAEKTAYGYVRKYAEEKGLQLRNAEVTRLVNGCTGIKRTTGQHPGGIIVVPKYTDIYDFCPIQYPADDKTAEWRTTHFDFHSIHDNLLKLDILGHDDPTVIRMLQDLTGVDPKTIPTDDPKVMSIFSGTEALGVTPEQIRSKTGTYGIPEFGTKFVRQMLEDTKPSTFAELVQISGLSHGTDVWLNNAQELIRQGTCTLKDVIGCRDDIMVYLIYQGLEPGRAFKIMESVRKGKGVSPEDEEYMKSFNVPDWYIWSCKQIKYMFPKAHAAAYVLMAVRIAWFKVYYPLEFYATYFTVRADDFDIELMCKGYDAIAAKIDEIEAKGVNASPKEKSLHTVLELAIEMVSRGYRFLPLDLYRSDATKFQVIKEENALLPPFGALSGVGESAAKAIVEARKDGEFLSIQDLQMRSRASRTVIELLQNMGCLKGLPETNQLTLF; from the coding sequence ATGAGCTTGCTATCAACTGATGGGCAAAGTCTCTCTTTTTTTCGTGAGAAGATGGGATTCGAAGACGAAATCATGCTGAAGTACCTGCAATTTGCGAAAGTGGAAAAAGTGGAGGTATCCCGCGCGAATCGATGCGTATGCGTTTGGCTTTTCCTCCCGGAACGAATGCCCGCGTCCCTCTTTCAACGATTGCAGGAAGCGTTTTTCCGCGTCATGCCGCAACAGGTGGACGTGAACTTGCGTTTCCGCTACCTTCAACCGCTTTCACAGATTCGAGAGGTCGTCGATGAATATTGGGAAACATGTTTGCTTGAAATCGCAGGAGATGACCGCTACATCGTCAGTTTGTTAAAGACGTATGAATGGAACAGCGACACAGAGGTGTCTGTCCTTTTTTTGGATGATATCAGTTTGGAACGGATGCAGAAAAAACAGTTCCATTCTGCCATTGAGCGATGGTACCGGGACAAGTTGCAGATACAACTGCAAGTCACTTTTCTCGTGGATCGAAAACGAGAGGAGAAAGTGCTTGAAATCCGCAAGAAAAACCAAGAGCAGGAAGCTTCTTATTTGGAACAAATGATGCAAATGATTGCGGAAGAAGAAAAAAAGGCGAAGGAAAAAGAAGCGGAGCCGGAGGAAACGGGCCCAAGTCAACTCGTGTTTGGTCGTCCCATCGAAGAAGAGGCACAACCCATCAACATGATCCAGGATGAAATGAGAAGAATTGTCGTTGAAGGACGGGTCTTCTCGCTGGATGTCCGCGAATTGCAAAGCGGGCGCACACTCTACACCTTCAATCTTACAGACAATACCAACTCGATCATGTGCAAAGTCTTCGCGCGGGGAGACAAACAACTGGAAACTTTGCAACTCTTAAAAGAGAATATGTGGGTGCGTGTGCAAGGATCGGTACAGTATGATACCTTTGCGAAAGAACTTGTTCTGATGATTATGGATATGCATGAAATCGATGCCCCCAAACGCTTGGATACAGCTCCTGATAAGCGAGTGGAACTGCACCTGCATACGCCGATGAGTGCACTTGACGGCGTCACGTCTGTTAAGGATCTGATCAAACAGGCGGCAGATTGGGGACATCAAGCGATCGCCATCACCGACCACGGCGTAGTACAAGCGTTCCCAGAGGCATACGCTGCAGCAAAAAAAGCGGGCATCAAATGCTTGCTTGGCGTCGAAGCGTATGTAGTCGATGACGGGGTGCCGATCGTTTATAAACTGAATGATGTGAATGACCGGGCGCTTAATGATGAGACCACTTATGTCGTATTCGATACGGAGACCACCGGTTTAAACGCGGTCGAAAACACGTTGATCGAGATCGCTGCCGTCAAGATGAAGGGAATGGAGATCATCGATCAATGGACGACATTGATCGATCCCGAGACGACGATTTCGCCAAAGATCACCGAACTAACCGGTATTACGAACGAGATGGTTCAGGGGCAGCCGAAACTTGCCGAAGCTCTCTCGAACTTCCGTGAATTTGTCGGAGATGCCGTTCTGGTCGCTCATAATGCGGAATTCGATTTGGGGTTTATAACCGTATGCGCCGCAAGAGTCGGCATGCCGGAATGGACCAATCCTGTTCTTGATACATTGCCTTTGGCGCGCCGCTTGTATCCAAACGAGCGAAATCACCGTTTAAAAACATTGACACAGAAGTTTAACGTGGAGTTGGTCAACCATCACCGGGCTCTCGATGATACGGTGGCAACGGCCAAAGTCTTCCAACATATGCTGAAAGATCTGAAAGACCGCGGGATTACGCGTTTATCTATGTTAAATGAAAACGACGGCGAAGTGGATTACAGCCGCATGCGTCCTTTTCATGCGACAATTCTCGTGAAAAACCGGGAAGGATTACGCAATCTGTATCAACTGGTGTCCAAGGCCCATGTGAAATATTTCTACCGGGTTCCGCGCATCCCACGCAGTGAACTTGTAAAACACCGGAACGGGTTGTTGATCGGTACCGCTTGTCAGCAAGGCGAACTGTTCAACGGCATTTTGCGAGGAAAAACACATCAGGAGTTACTGGAAATCGCCAAGTTTTACGATTATCTCGAGATTCAGCCGCTCGCTCATTATACACCTCTCCTCCGGGATGAATCGATTTCATCTCTGGAGGCCGTCAAGAATTATCATCAAATGATCATCGAGATCGGTAATGAACTGGAAAAGCCGGTTGTAGCGACCGGTGATGTGCATTTCCTCAATCCGGAAGACAAGATTTATCGCGAAATCTTTTTGCACGCACAGAATCCTGAGGAAGCTAGCAATCAACCGCCTTTGTATTTTATGACGACCGATGAGATGTTGGATGCTTTTTCCTATTTGGGAGAGGAGAAGGCGTACGAAGTTGTAGTTACAAATCCTAGAAAGATCGCGGATCAAATTGAAGATGTTTCTCCAATCCCGGACAAGTTGTATACACCTGTCATTGAGGGCGCAGAAGAAGAAATGAAAAGAATGTGTTATGAAAAAGCAAAGCGCCTGTACGGTGATCCCTTGCCGGAGATCGTCGAAAAGCGGCTTGAGAAAGAATTGAACTCGATCATCACGCACGGCTTCTCCGTGATTTATCTGATCGCTCACAAACTGGTGAAAAAATCGTTGGATGACGGTTACTTGGTCGGTTCGCGCGGATCGGTCGGTTCTTCTTTTGTCGCCACCATGTCGGATATCACGGAAGTGAACCCGCTGCCGCCCCATTACCTTTGCCCGAACTGTAAACACAGTGAGTTTATTGCAGACGGCTCTGTCGGCTCGGGTTTTGACCTTCCGGACAAAAACTGTCCGAAGTGCAACACGCCATACAAGAAAGATGGCCAGGATATCCCGTTCGAAACGTTCTTGGGGTTTAAAGGAGACAAAGTGCCGGATATCGATTTGAACTTCTCCGGAGAGTATCAACCACATGCGCACAACTATACAAAAGTGCTGTTCGGTGAGGAACACGTGTACCGGGCCGGAACGATCGCAACTGTGGCGGAAAAAACGGCGTACGGTTATGTGCGGAAATACGCGGAAGAAAAGGGATTGCAATTGCGCAATGCGGAAGTGACCCGTTTGGTAAACGGGTGCACGGGGATCAAACGAACAACGGGACAGCATCCTGGCGGTATCATCGTTGTGCCTAAATACACAGATATCTATGACTTTTGCCCCATTCAATATCCGGCCGATGATAAAACGGCGGAATGGCGCACGACTCATTTCGATTTTCACTCGATCCACGATAACCTGCTCAAGCTGGATATCCTCGGTCACGACGATCCGACGGTCATCCGTATGCTGCAAGATCTTACAGGCGTGGATCCGAAAACGATTCCGACCGACGACCCGAAAGTGATGTCGATTTTTTCCGGAACGGAAGCTCTTGGCGTCACCCCGGAACAGATTCGATCGAAAACAGGCACGTACGGTATTCCGGAGTTCGGTACAAAATTCGTAAGACAGATGCTAGAAGATACGAAACCGAGTACGTTTGCCGAACTGGTACAGATTTCGGGATTGTCACACGGAACTGACGTTTGGTTAAACAACGCGCAAGAATTGATCCGCCAAGGAACCTGCACGTTGAAAGACGTGATCGGTTGTCGCGATGATATCATGGTGTATCTGATCTATCAGGGACTTGAACCCGGTCGCGCTTTTAAGATTATGGAGTCGGTGCGCAAAGGGAAAGGGGTCAGTCCCGAAGATGAAGAATACATGAAATCGTTTAATGTTCCCGATTGGTATATCTGGTCGTGTAAGCAGATCAAATATATGTTCCCTAAGGCGCATGCAGCCGCATATGTGCTTATGGCCGTACGGATCGCGTGGTTTAAGGTATATTATCCACTAGAGTTTTACGCGACATATTTTACGGTTCGGGCTGACGATTTTGATATCGAGTTGATGTGCAAAGGTTACGATGCGATCGCGGCAAAAATCGATGAAATTGAAGCAAAAGGGGTCAATGCATCGCCAAAAGAAAAATCGCTGCACACCGTGCTTGAATTGGCGATCGAAATGGTTTCGCGCGGATACCGCTTCCTCCCTCTGGACTTGTATCGTTCAGATGCGACCAAGTTCCAAGTCATCAAAGAGGAAAATGCGTTGTTGCCTCCCTTTGGAGCATTGTCCGGGGTCGGTGAATCTGCTGCGAAAGCGATCGTTGAAGCCCGCAAAGATGGAGAGTTCTTGTCGATCCAAGATTTACAAATGCGTAGCCGCGCTTCCAGAACGGTCATCGAGCTGTTGCAGAACATGGGCTGTTTAAAAGGATTACCCGAAACGAACCAGTTGACATTGTTCTAA
- the infB gene encoding translation initiation factor IF-2 — MSKLRVYEYAKQKEMTSKEVIAILNRMNISVNNHMSVMNREMIEAVENYLTDKDHTSMENSQVRKKQVDEQNQQKRKVAAAKAEDKPAVKRTAESNQERKGGNEKERNHAGNRDNRLTFERKISSIELYENLDEKAPIIRHERIQKRPKQGPNGTKELRKLNTPPAGARNGSQGGRGAKGKGGSQGNQQRGKGQGRPNYQQPAQAAQTPKQPDYPKKIKVEGPMTVAEFAKQIKREPSEVIKKLLYLGIMATINQEIDLDAIQLVAADFDVEVEVVEPVDEEAIDMLIEEENPEDLQERPPIVTIMGHVDHGKTTLLDAIRHTKVTETEAGGITQHIGAYQVEINGKKITFLDTPGHAAFTSMRARGAQVTDVTILVVAADDGVMPQTVEAINHAKAANVPIIVAINKIDKPDANPDRVKQELTEYGLIPEEWGGDTIFQPVSALKKTGIDDLLEMILLVAEVAELKANPDGRPRGTVIEAELDKGRGPVATVLVQNGTLRVGDIVVAGTSYGRVRAMINDRGRRVKEAPPSCPVEILGLNEVPSAGDLFVVYDDERKARQLVEKRQAKQKQELLGAQNRVTLEDLYKQIQEGEVKELNIIIKADVQGSVEALAGALEKIDISGVRVNIIHKAVGAITESDILLATASNAIVIGFNVRPETNASKMAESENVDIRLYRVIYDAIDEIESALKGMLDPEYKEVIVGRAEVRQIFKVSKIGTIAGCYVTDGKIARNNDARVIRDGIVVYEGKFDSLKRYKDDVREVAAGFECGLTLERFNDIKEGDIIEAFVMEPVKI, encoded by the coding sequence TTGAGTAAGTTGCGGGTATATGAATACGCCAAGCAGAAAGAAATGACGAGTAAGGAAGTTATAGCCATCCTGAATCGAATGAATATCTCTGTAAACAATCATATGAGCGTGATGAATCGAGAGATGATTGAAGCCGTGGAAAATTATTTAACAGACAAGGATCATACATCTATGGAAAATTCGCAAGTTCGGAAGAAACAAGTGGATGAACAAAACCAACAAAAAAGGAAGGTAGCGGCAGCTAAAGCGGAAGATAAACCTGCCGTGAAACGGACGGCCGAAAGCAACCAGGAGCGGAAGGGCGGCAATGAAAAAGAACGCAATCATGCAGGGAATCGCGACAATCGTCTTACGTTCGAACGAAAAATCTCAAGTATCGAGTTGTATGAAAATCTGGATGAGAAAGCTCCAATCATTCGTCATGAGCGGATTCAGAAACGGCCGAAGCAAGGGCCGAACGGAACGAAAGAATTGCGCAAACTGAATACTCCGCCGGCGGGTGCTCGCAATGGCAGTCAGGGTGGACGCGGTGCGAAAGGAAAAGGCGGCAGTCAAGGAAATCAGCAGCGAGGCAAAGGACAAGGCAGACCCAATTATCAGCAGCCGGCCCAAGCGGCACAGACACCCAAACAACCCGATTATCCGAAAAAGATAAAAGTCGAAGGGCCGATGACGGTCGCCGAGTTTGCCAAACAAATCAAACGTGAACCTTCCGAAGTCATCAAGAAGCTGTTGTATCTCGGCATCATGGCGACGATCAACCAGGAAATTGATCTCGACGCCATCCAACTGGTAGCGGCCGATTTTGACGTGGAAGTTGAAGTGGTTGAACCTGTCGATGAAGAAGCGATCGATATGTTGATCGAAGAAGAAAATCCTGAAGATTTGCAGGAACGTCCGCCGATCGTTACGATCATGGGACATGTCGACCATGGAAAAACCACATTGCTCGATGCGATCCGCCATACAAAAGTGACTGAAACGGAAGCGGGCGGCATTACTCAGCATATCGGCGCATATCAAGTAGAAATCAACGGCAAGAAAATTACTTTCCTGGACACCCCGGGTCACGCGGCTTTCACATCCATGCGTGCGCGTGGTGCACAGGTGACAGACGTTACGATCCTTGTAGTAGCAGCCGACGATGGGGTGATGCCGCAAACGGTCGAAGCGATCAACCATGCGAAGGCCGCAAATGTTCCGATCATCGTCGCCATTAACAAAATCGATAAACCGGATGCAAACCCCGACCGGGTAAAACAGGAACTGACCGAATACGGCCTGATTCCCGAAGAATGGGGAGGAGATACGATTTTCCAACCGGTTTCCGCTTTGAAAAAGACAGGTATTGACGACCTCTTGGAAATGATCCTACTCGTGGCGGAAGTTGCAGAATTAAAGGCCAACCCTGACGGCCGCCCGCGGGGAACGGTTATTGAAGCGGAGCTGGATAAAGGGCGCGGACCTGTGGCGACCGTTCTCGTACAAAACGGTACATTGCGTGTAGGGGATATCGTTGTTGCCGGTACCTCTTATGGACGCGTTCGTGCCATGATCAACGACAGAGGCAGACGTGTCAAAGAAGCGCCTCCTTCCTGTCCGGTTGAGATCTTGGGTTTAAATGAAGTTCCCAGTGCAGGGGATCTGTTTGTGGTTTATGATGACGAACGCAAAGCGCGTCAATTGGTAGAGAAAAGGCAGGCAAAACAAAAGCAGGAACTTCTTGGTGCACAAAACCGCGTAACGTTGGAAGATTTGTACAAACAGATCCAAGAAGGCGAAGTGAAAGAGCTGAATATTATCATCAAGGCTGATGTACAAGGTTCGGTCGAAGCGCTTGCCGGAGCGCTGGAAAAGATCGACATCTCAGGGGTTCGCGTCAACATTATTCACAAGGCTGTGGGTGCGATTACCGAATCGGATATCCTGCTTGCTACTGCATCGAATGCGATCGTCATCGGCTTCAACGTGCGTCCTGAAACGAATGCTTCAAAGATGGCTGAATCGGAAAATGTTGACATCCGTTTGTACCGTGTCATTTATGATGCGATCGATGAGATTGAAAGCGCACTGAAAGGTATGTTAGATCCTGAATATAAAGAGGTCATCGTCGGACGTGCGGAAGTTCGGCAGATCTTTAAAGTATCGAAGATCGGCACCATCGCAGGTTGCTATGTAACCGATGGAAAGATCGCGCGGAACAACGATGCGCGCGTGATTCGCGACGGAATCGTCGTCTATGAGGGTAAGTTCGACTCTCTGAAACGATATAAAGATGACGTCCGTGAAGTCGCTGCCGGTTTTGAGTGCGGTTTGACCCTTGAACGGTTTAATGACATCAAAGAAGGGGATATCATCGAAGCGTTTGTGATGGAGCCGGTGAAGATCTAA
- the rimP gene encoding ribosome maturation factor RimP — MSKRKVTEIVEELALPIVEEEGLELVDVEYKKEGANWFLRIFIDKPGGVDIEDCGRVSEKLSDKLDEVDPIPDSYFLEVSSPGAERPLKKPADYQRAIGKNVYITTYEPLDGKKVFEGVLKSYDEEAIVVEEMNKEVSIPLEKIASARLSIVF; from the coding sequence ATGTCGAAAAGAAAAGTTACGGAGATCGTAGAGGAACTTGCATTGCCGATCGTTGAAGAGGAAGGGCTTGAACTGGTGGATGTCGAGTATAAGAAAGAAGGAGCCAATTGGTTCCTGCGGATTTTCATCGACAAGCCGGGCGGAGTCGATATTGAAGATTGCGGGCGTGTGAGCGAAAAACTGTCGGATAAACTGGATGAAGTAGATCCGATCCCTGATAGTTACTTTTTGGAAGTTTCTTCTCCTGGTGCAGAAAGACCATTGAAGAAGCCTGCCGACTATCAACGGGCGATCGGTAAAAATGTGTACATAACGACTTACGAACCTTTGGACGGGAAGAAGGTTTTCGAAGGCGTTTTGAAGTCTTATGACGAAGAGGCTATCGTTGTCGAAGAGATGAATAAAGAGGTCTCGATCCCGTTGGAAAAAATCGCATCTGCACGATTGTCGATCGTCTTTTGA
- a CDS encoding DHH family phosphoesterase — protein sequence MSIEEMLEDAAEYIRSHDDFLILTHVSPDGDALGSSLAAAHIVEKLGKSFTLVNDDPIPEKFRFLPYADRFRLPGEVERSFVHVLSFDCADRNRLGESGALIAAEATLLNVDHHATNDRFGTCNVVDIEAAATAQVVYYLAHALQVEIDEAMATCLYTGLLTDTGGFRYNNTTSEVHRLATDLLSRGVEPYRVADRVLETITWPRLQLTREVLSTIERDPTGRIAWLTVPYEMLKRTGAIEEDVEGLVNYARNVEGVEVGILFREIPGGKVKVSFRSKYYVDVGRIALEFGGGGHPRASGCTVESSLDEIKRKVISRVKEVLST from the coding sequence ATGAGCATCGAGGAGATGCTGGAGGATGCGGCGGAGTATATCCGCTCCCATGACGATTTTTTGATCCTTACCCATGTAAGTCCCGACGGGGATGCACTCGGTTCCAGTCTTGCAGCGGCACACATCGTTGAAAAATTGGGGAAATCGTTCACGCTCGTGAATGATGATCCGATTCCTGAGAAATTCCGTTTCTTGCCTTATGCCGACCGTTTTCGTCTTCCGGGTGAAGTGGAGCGATCGTTTGTTCATGTTCTGTCATTCGATTGCGCAGACCGTAACCGGTTAGGGGAAAGCGGCGCCCTGATCGCTGCGGAGGCAACTCTTCTAAATGTTGATCATCATGCCACGAACGATCGGTTTGGGACATGTAATGTGGTGGACATAGAGGCAGCCGCAACGGCACAGGTGGTCTATTATTTGGCTCATGCTTTGCAAGTGGAGATCGACGAGGCGATGGCCACCTGTCTCTATACCGGATTACTTACCGATACGGGAGGGTTTCGTTACAATAACACCACGTCGGAGGTTCACCGCTTGGCGACCGATTTGCTTTCGCGAGGTGTTGAACCCTATCGCGTCGCAGACCGTGTCCTCGAGACGATAACTTGGCCGCGATTGCAATTGACGCGTGAAGTGCTCTCAACGATCGAGCGTGATCCAACGGGCAGAATCGCGTGGCTCACGGTTCCGTATGAGATGCTCAAAAGGACAGGTGCAATCGAGGAAGATGTTGAAGGGTTGGTCAATTACGCACGCAATGTAGAAGGTGTGGAAGTGGGGATCCTCTTTCGTGAAATCCCCGGCGGTAAAGTGAAAGTGAGTTTTCGTTCAAAATATTACGTGGATGTGGGCCGCATCGCGTTGGAGTTCGGCGGCGGCGGTCACCCCAGGGCATCTGGCTGCACCGTTGAATCTTCGTTGGATGAAATCAAGCGGAAAGTGATTTCCAGGGTAAAGGAAGTTCTCTCCACATGA
- a CDS encoding L7Ae/L30e/S12e/Gadd45 family ribosomal protein has translation MNKQKVANWLGLAFRAGSAVTGDQACLAEIRKGRACLALLAQDAGSNTKKKYQDKCAYYRVPLIEVLNKEELGRALGKHDRAAVVITNHGFAKNILLELGEQIGGEAIE, from the coding sequence ATGAATAAGCAAAAAGTGGCCAATTGGCTGGGTTTGGCGTTTCGCGCAGGATCAGCCGTGACGGGAGATCAAGCGTGTTTGGCCGAAATTCGCAAGGGCAGGGCTTGTTTAGCTTTGCTCGCTCAAGATGCCGGATCGAACACGAAAAAAAAGTATCAGGATAAATGCGCATACTATCGCGTTCCGCTTATTGAAGTATTGAACAAAGAGGAATTGGGACGCGCGTTGGGCAAACATGATCGCGCTGCCGTGGTCATCACCAATCACGGATTTGCCAAGAATATCTTGCTGGAATTAGGGGAACAAATCGGGGGTGAAGCTATTGAGTAA
- the rbfA gene encoding 30S ribosome-binding factor RbfA, producing the protein MAKIRVNRVGEQIKKEISDIIQNELKDPRIGFVTVTSVEASGDLQHARIFISVMGSEEQRRETLQALERAKGFIRSEIGKRIRLRLTPELSFHLDTSIDYSEKIMEKLREIQSGSEESS; encoded by the coding sequence ATGGCCAAGATTCGCGTGAATCGGGTCGGTGAGCAGATCAAGAAAGAGATCAGCGATATCATCCAGAATGAATTGAAAGATCCACGGATTGGATTTGTTACCGTTACGAGTGTGGAAGCTTCCGGCGATCTTCAGCATGCGCGCATTTTCATTTCGGTCATGGGTTCGGAAGAACAAAGAAGAGAAACATTACAAGCATTAGAAAGGGCGAAAGGTTTTATTCGCTCAGAGATCGGTAAGAGGATTCGCTTGCGTCTCACACCCGAACTAAGTTTCCATCTGGATACGTCGATTGATTACAGTGAAAAAATTATGGAAAAACTGCGCGAAATTCAAAGCGGAAGCGAGGAATCATCATGA
- the rnpM gene encoding RNase P modulator RnpM, translating into MAAKRIPLRKCTGCQEMKPKKELIRVVLTPEGEMALDLTGKRAGRGAYICKNMDCFVLARKKKALDRSLKSTVSEEIYDHLMEELSKVDAHE; encoded by the coding sequence TTGGCAGCAAAAAGGATACCGCTTCGCAAATGTACCGGTTGCCAGGAAATGAAGCCGAAAAAGGAGTTAATACGTGTCGTCTTGACACCTGAAGGGGAAATGGCCCTCGATTTGACCGGAAAGCGGGCAGGACGAGGGGCATACATCTGCAAGAACATGGATTGCTTCGTTCTGGCGCGAAAGAAGAAGGCTCTTGACCGTTCCTTGAAAAGTACAGTTTCCGAAGAAATTTATGATCACTTAATGGAAGAACTGTCCAAGGTTGATGCGCATGAATAA